A region from the Streptomyces sp. NBC_01445 genome encodes:
- a CDS encoding M67 family metallopeptidase — translation MLILTKNVYDEIVAHALRDHPIEACGVVLRHAHQDHSARVVRFRNTAQSQVLHEADSRDLYEAYRDMAERQEELHVIYHSHTASQAYPSALDVELAQEPSAHNLILSTAPRTFLELRSFLIVDGVVTEEDVRIVESRNE, via the coding sequence ATGCTGATTCTCACCAAGAACGTCTATGACGAGATCGTGGCCCACGCCCTGCGGGATCACCCCATCGAGGCGTGTGGTGTGGTGCTGCGGCACGCTCACCAAGACCACAGCGCACGCGTCGTGCGGTTCCGCAACACCGCGCAGTCGCAGGTGCTTCACGAGGCCGACTCCCGCGACCTCTACGAGGCGTACCGGGACATGGCCGAGCGGCAGGAAGAACTGCATGTCATCTACCACTCCCACACGGCGAGCCAGGCATACCCGTCGGCGCTCGACGTGGAACTGGCGCAGGAGCCGTCAGCGCACAATTTGATCCTCTCCACCGCCCCGCGCACATTCCTCGAACTACGTTCCTTCCTCATCGTGGATGGGGTGGTGACGGAGGAGGACGTGCGCATCGTGGAGAGTCGAAACGAGTAG
- a CDS encoding helix-turn-helix domain-containing protein yields the protein MAETATALRTVAHNVKAARTRAGLSLDELSRRAQVSKGALVGLEKAQGNPNLATLVRLADTLGISVSALMQGPPEGRVRVVAADTVVPLWTGDQGSEARLMVTTSGSAPVEVWRWKLEPGEEYPSHPHQAGVVETVSVTAGCMTLVVDGTEYPVDAGQTATFDGDTAHTYRGCGTETCQLIMTVHLPPGPASVA from the coding sequence ATGGCCGAGACGGCCACAGCCCTGCGAACGGTCGCACACAACGTCAAGGCGGCCCGCACGCGCGCCGGCCTGTCCCTGGACGAGCTCAGCAGGCGTGCCCAGGTCAGCAAGGGCGCCCTGGTGGGACTGGAGAAGGCCCAGGGCAACCCGAACCTGGCCACCCTGGTCCGGCTGGCCGACACCCTCGGCATCTCGGTTTCCGCCCTGATGCAGGGACCACCCGAAGGCCGCGTCCGGGTGGTGGCCGCCGACACTGTGGTGCCGCTGTGGACGGGAGATCAAGGCAGCGAGGCCCGCCTCATGGTGACCACGTCCGGTTCGGCCCCGGTCGAGGTGTGGCGCTGGAAGCTCGAACCGGGCGAGGAATACCCCAGCCACCCGCACCAGGCCGGAGTCGTGGAAACCGTCAGCGTCACCGCCGGCTGCATGACGCTCGTCGTCGACGGCACTGAGTACCCCGTCGACGCCGGCCAGACCGCCACCTTCGACGGCGACACCGCTCACACCTACCGCGGTTGCGGCACCGAAACCTGTCAGCTGATCATGACCGTCCACCTGCCGCCCGGCCCTGCTTCCGTAGCCTGA
- a CDS encoding EamA family transporter, whose protein sequence is MIALLLALGSSLSYGCADFLGGLGARKAHVLRTVMIAAPASLAVELLLWPFLGASFSTGALAWGAASGVASAAAFALLYKTLAIGPMNVLSPITALVSAMLPVAVGLLQGEHLGTAGLIGLPLALTAVILVSTGSGTGSARPSHTALLLAFGAGAAIALQLIFLHQAPSDSGVAPLIIGRAVSTTVTLAAAGIMYRKLGPEKPAYAMSAAAGVLDSVANLLFLFAARNGDLAVVAVITALYPAGTVLLARRVLAERIHRGQMVGLGAAAAAVSLLALT, encoded by the coding sequence GTGATCGCTCTGCTGCTGGCCCTGGGCAGCTCACTCTCCTACGGATGCGCCGATTTTCTCGGCGGGCTCGGAGCCCGCAAGGCGCACGTGCTACGCACGGTGATGATCGCGGCCCCGGCCTCACTTGCGGTCGAACTGCTGCTCTGGCCGTTCCTCGGCGCCTCGTTCAGCACCGGCGCTCTTGCCTGGGGTGCGGCGTCCGGGGTCGCCTCGGCCGCCGCGTTCGCTCTGCTCTACAAGACCCTGGCGATCGGCCCGATGAACGTGCTCTCGCCGATCACCGCACTGGTGTCCGCCATGCTTCCCGTCGCGGTGGGCCTGCTTCAAGGAGAGCACCTGGGCACGGCCGGCCTGATCGGCCTGCCGCTCGCTCTCACCGCGGTCATCCTGGTCAGCACGGGCAGCGGCACAGGCTCGGCACGCCCCTCGCATACCGCATTGCTGCTGGCCTTCGGCGCGGGCGCTGCCATCGCCCTCCAGCTGATCTTCCTGCACCAGGCACCGTCCGACAGCGGCGTGGCCCCGCTGATCATCGGCAGGGCGGTCTCCACAACCGTCACCCTGGCCGCTGCCGGAATCATGTATCGCAAGCTCGGCCCCGAAAAGCCCGCCTATGCGATGTCGGCCGCCGCAGGCGTGCTGGACTCCGTGGCGAACCTGCTGTTCCTGTTCGCCGCCCGCAACGGCGACCTCGCCGTCGTCGCCGTGATCACCGCCCTCTACCCGGCCGGCACCGTCCTGCTCGCCCGCCGCGTCCTGGCCGAACGCATTCACCGCGGCCAGATGGTCGGCCTGGGCGCCGCCGCTGCCGCCGTCAGCCTCCTCGCCCTGACCTGA
- a CDS encoding FMN-binding negative transcriptional regulator gives MFIQPWDASLDEAEWQTWIADGHDFGLLSVNGLLGNSPAVVPTHFISDGNDLLVHLARPNPVWQTIEDDPNVTFTVIGDYAFIPGPWRAGADIPLTHGVPTSYYAAVQFTCQAHIVDDPEAKADLLRRQMAHFQPDGDHAPVAVDQAPYARMLPGIRGLRLEVTDVRAKFKFDDHKPVEHRTAVAEHLTERGQSFDAPAARQQLRRLDRIGPWKP, from the coding sequence ATGTTCATCCAGCCCTGGGACGCCAGCCTCGACGAAGCCGAATGGCAGACCTGGATCGCCGACGGCCATGACTTCGGCCTCCTCAGCGTCAATGGCCTGCTCGGCAACTCGCCCGCTGTCGTCCCCACCCATTTCATCAGCGACGGGAACGACCTCCTGGTCCACCTCGCCCGGCCCAATCCGGTCTGGCAGACGATCGAGGACGACCCGAACGTCACGTTCACCGTCATCGGCGACTACGCATTCATCCCCGGCCCCTGGCGTGCAGGGGCCGACATCCCGCTCACCCACGGCGTCCCCACCAGTTACTACGCGGCCGTCCAGTTCACCTGCCAGGCCCACATCGTTGATGACCCCGAGGCCAAGGCCGACCTGCTGCGCCGCCAGATGGCCCATTTCCAGCCCGACGGCGACCACGCCCCCGTCGCCGTAGACCAGGCGCCGTATGCGCGAATGCTCCCCGGAATCCGCGGGCTGCGCCTGGAAGTTACCGACGTACGGGCCAAGTTCAAATTCGACGACCACAAGCCCGTCGAACACCGCACCGCCGTCGCCGAGCACCTCACCGAACGCGGCCAGAGCTTCGACGCCCCTGCGGCACGACAGCAGCTGCGCCGTCTGGACCGCATCGGCCCCTGGAAGCCCTGA
- a CDS encoding B3/B4 domain-containing protein: MTVFRIASAVADAFPDTLIAVVTAANLRGHEPWPDTASALEDLEQQVADGSWQPADESDPRIESWHAAYRSFGTNPRRIRPSVDALGRRFAKKGKLPRINPAVDSYNAVSVHHGLPAGAFNLAQVTGDVEIRYADGSEEFTPLGEPDTVENPKPGEIIYTDTTDVLTRHWNHRDAHRTRVTEDSAHVAFVIETLHAERDGHLVKAAAHELQGLLLLHADQTAVYYLNPAQPQVSF; the protein is encoded by the coding sequence ATGACCGTCTTCCGAATCGCCTCCGCCGTCGCGGACGCCTTCCCCGACACCCTCATTGCCGTCGTCACCGCCGCAAACCTGCGAGGCCATGAGCCCTGGCCCGACACCGCCTCCGCGCTAGAGGACCTGGAGCAGCAGGTCGCCGACGGAAGCTGGCAGCCCGCCGACGAGAGTGACCCCCGGATCGAGTCGTGGCACGCCGCCTACCGTTCCTTCGGCACCAACCCGCGTCGCATCCGCCCCAGCGTCGATGCGCTCGGCCGTCGCTTCGCGAAGAAGGGCAAGCTGCCGCGCATCAACCCGGCGGTCGACTCCTACAACGCCGTCTCCGTTCACCACGGCCTGCCCGCCGGCGCCTTCAACCTGGCACAGGTCACCGGTGACGTCGAGATCCGGTACGCGGACGGCAGCGAGGAGTTCACCCCGCTCGGCGAACCTGACACTGTGGAGAACCCCAAGCCCGGCGAGATCATCTACACGGATACCACCGACGTCCTGACCCGGCACTGGAACCACCGCGACGCCCACCGCACCCGCGTCACCGAAGACTCCGCCCACGTCGCCTTCGTCATCGAGACCCTCCATGCCGAACGCGACGGCCACCTCGTCAAGGCGGCCGCGCACGAGCTGCAGGGTCTGCTCCTCCTGCACGCCGACCAGACCGCCGTGTACTACCTCAACCCCGCCCAGCCCCAGGTCTCCTTCTGA
- a CDS encoding helix-turn-helix domain-containing protein produces the protein MRTERTARRWSLDTLAARSGVSKGMLVHIEQDRTNPSIGTLCRLADALGTTLSRLVETSESLSVRVVRAGDGVLLWRSEHSPGRGVLLVGSEPPASLEMWDWRMYEGDSYEGESHIVGTRETVSVLHGSLEIQVAEESIVLHTGDSAVFAADCTHIYRHSGEGELHFVLAVAQPQSALLTPTLDASG, from the coding sequence GTGCGCACCGAGCGGACAGCCCGCAGATGGTCTCTGGATACCCTGGCCGCTCGTTCCGGGGTGAGCAAGGGCATGCTGGTGCACATTGAGCAGGACCGCACAAACCCCAGCATCGGCACCCTGTGCAGACTCGCGGACGCTCTGGGGACGACTCTGTCGAGGCTGGTCGAAACCTCGGAATCCCTCTCGGTCCGCGTGGTCCGTGCCGGGGACGGGGTGCTTCTTTGGCGCAGCGAGCACAGCCCAGGACGGGGTGTGCTGCTGGTGGGATCCGAGCCTCCCGCGTCACTGGAGATGTGGGACTGGAGGATGTACGAGGGCGACAGCTACGAAGGCGAGTCGCACATCGTCGGCACTAGGGAGACGGTGAGTGTGTTGCACGGCTCCCTGGAGATACAGGTGGCCGAGGAGTCCATCGTGCTGCACACAGGGGACTCAGCGGTCTTCGCCGCTGACTGTACGCACATCTATCGGCATTCGGGCGAGGGCGAACTGCATTTCGTCCTGGCCGTGGCCCAGCCACAGTCCGCCCTCCTGACCCCCACCCTGGACGCCTCCGGGTGA
- a CDS encoding B3/B4 domain-containing protein yields MTADAFLAACRVEPDVFKLRPDYRTMLLVVDGLAPAATSATSNDLVEAAEAHARRLLAERPVEELPHIAAWREAYRAFGAKPQRTRNSLEALTRRAEQGLPRVNALTDIYNAISVLHQVPLGGEDFYRYDGPARLVRSTGEEEFDTASGGETVIEHPTPGEVIWRDKTGVTCRRWNWRQGRRTALTDKTSAAFFILDALAPMTDEALTATADALADVLSGLGSAVTVSRRLVGAP; encoded by the coding sequence CTGACGGCTGATGCGTTCCTCGCCGCGTGCCGTGTAGAGCCAGACGTGTTCAAACTCCGCCCGGACTACCGGACCATGCTGCTCGTGGTCGACGGCCTCGCCCCGGCAGCGACGTCTGCGACCAGCAACGATCTGGTCGAGGCTGCCGAGGCTCATGCGCGGCGTCTGCTGGCCGAGCGCCCGGTGGAGGAACTACCGCATATCGCTGCGTGGCGTGAAGCGTACCGGGCATTCGGCGCGAAGCCGCAGCGCACCCGCAACAGCCTCGAAGCGCTCACCCGCCGCGCCGAGCAGGGACTGCCACGGGTGAACGCGCTCACCGACATCTATAACGCCATCTCCGTACTCCACCAAGTGCCCCTCGGCGGCGAGGACTTCTACCGCTACGACGGTCCGGCACGCCTGGTACGGTCGACCGGCGAGGAGGAATTTGATACTGCCAGCGGCGGAGAGACGGTCATCGAACACCCCACGCCCGGCGAGGTCATCTGGCGCGACAAGACCGGGGTGACCTGCCGCAGGTGGAACTGGCGGCAGGGCCGTCGCACCGCCCTCACCGACAAGACCAGTGCGGCGTTCTTCATCCTCGACGCTCTCGCACCCATGACCGACGAGGCCCTGACGGCGACGGCGGATGCGCTGGCCGATGTCCTCTCCGGCCTCGGTAGTGCGGTGACCGTGTCGCGGCGTCTGGTCGGTGCACCTTGA
- a CDS encoding EamA family transporter: MAVTAMLAVQLSNALSVSVIEHVGAAGAAWLRMCFGVVFLWMIARPSVRSLRLMDLPALLALGAVTGFMTTFLLAAVGRIPLGTAVAIEFLGPLTVAGLMSKHRRALVWPLLALIGVVLLTEPWHGNIDLSGVGFALLAGTCWGLYNVLTQHVGNRFSGISGLSLTIPIAALVTIPVGLPQVFGGDFTWWVLLAAAGIALITPVIAFGLEMLALRRMTHTAFGTLLSIEPAFGILIGLLVLAQTPTLVQLVGIALVILAGAAAQRGGTRTADPDSAETPSTAKEPA; the protein is encoded by the coding sequence ATGGCGGTCACGGCGATGCTTGCCGTCCAGCTCTCGAACGCCCTCTCAGTCAGTGTGATCGAGCACGTCGGGGCGGCTGGGGCAGCCTGGTTGAGAATGTGTTTCGGGGTGGTCTTCCTTTGGATGATCGCCCGTCCCTCGGTCCGCTCGCTCCGCCTGATGGATCTCCCCGCTTTGCTCGCCCTCGGGGCGGTCACCGGGTTCATGACGACGTTCCTCCTCGCCGCGGTCGGCCGCATCCCGCTGGGTACCGCGGTCGCGATCGAGTTCCTAGGCCCGTTGACGGTGGCGGGGCTGATGAGCAAGCACAGAAGGGCACTCGTCTGGCCACTGCTCGCCCTCATCGGTGTGGTGCTGCTAACGGAGCCCTGGCACGGGAACATCGACCTGTCCGGGGTCGGATTCGCCCTCCTGGCGGGAACCTGCTGGGGCCTGTACAACGTGCTCACGCAGCACGTCGGCAACCGGTTCTCGGGGATCAGCGGCCTCTCGCTAACAATCCCGATCGCTGCACTGGTCACGATTCCTGTCGGGCTGCCGCAGGTGTTCGGCGGCGACTTCACCTGGTGGGTGCTGCTGGCCGCCGCGGGGATCGCGCTGATCACCCCCGTGATCGCATTCGGGCTCGAGATGCTCGCCCTGCGCCGCATGACACACACCGCCTTCGGCACCCTGCTCTCCATCGAGCCCGCGTTCGGCATCCTCATCGGCCTGCTCGTGCTCGCCCAGACGCCCACGCTCGTGCAGCTGGTCGGTATCGCCCTCGTCATCCTCGCTGGCGCTGCCGCGCAGCGCGGCGGCACACGCACTGCCGATCCTGACTCAGCGGAGACACCCTCGACGGCGAAGGAGCCGGCATGA
- a CDS encoding IS5 family transposase, protein MESSSPTRECDCLAHRFGNAADHPDRSSRYDSDMSDAEWVVVRTALPVPAWLDGRGGRPEGYCHRQLIDAIRYLVDNGVKWRNMPADFPPWKRVYAFFRRWRDHGLVREFHDRLRERVRKTEGRDAEPTAAIIDSQSVKADATVKNDSRGFDGGKKINGRKRHVVTDCLGLVLTVLVTPASTTDRDAARTMLPPLRETCRKLKLVWADGSYTGYLVDWAAQTLDLALQVVKRSDDTSGFTVLPRRWVIERSFAWLMRSRRLARDYEARTDSSEAMILWSMTMMMSRRLARRTPTQQQRPRILTRAA, encoded by the coding sequence ATGGAGTCCAGCTCGCCCACTCGGGAGTGTGACTGTCTCGCCCACAGGTTCGGGAACGCGGCCGACCACCCGGACCGCTCATCCCGCTACGACTCGGACATGAGTGATGCGGAGTGGGTCGTGGTGCGGACCGCGCTGCCGGTGCCGGCGTGGTTGGACGGCCGGGGCGGCCGCCCGGAGGGCTACTGCCACCGCCAGCTGATTGATGCGATCCGCTACCTGGTCGACAACGGCGTCAAGTGGCGGAACATGCCGGCGGACTTCCCGCCCTGGAAGCGGGTCTACGCTTTCTTCCGCCGCTGGCGTGACCACGGCCTGGTCCGTGAGTTCCACGACCGTCTCCGCGAGCGCGTGAGGAAAACGGAGGGCCGGGATGCCGAGCCGACGGCGGCCATCATCGATTCGCAGTCGGTGAAGGCCGACGCCACCGTCAAGAACGACTCACGCGGCTTCGACGGCGGGAAGAAAATCAACGGCCGTAAACGGCACGTGGTCACCGACTGCCTTGGCCTGGTCCTGACGGTGCTGGTGACGCCCGCCTCCACCACGGACCGCGACGCCGCCCGCACGATGCTGCCCCCTTTGCGGGAGACCTGCCGGAAACTGAAGCTGGTCTGGGCCGACGGCAGTTACACCGGCTACCTCGTCGACTGGGCCGCCCAGACACTCGACCTCGCCCTTCAGGTGGTCAAACGCAGTGACGACACCAGCGGCTTCACGGTCCTCCCACGCCGGTGGGTCATCGAACGCAGCTTCGCCTGGCTGATGCGCAGCCGCCGTCTGGCCCGCGATTACGAAGCACGGACGGACAGCAGCGAAGCCATGATTCTCTGGTCGATGACCATGATGATGAGCCGCCGCCTCGCCCGCCGCACCCCTACGCAGCAACAGCGTCCGCGGATCCTGACGCGGGCAGCGTGA
- a CDS encoding S10 family serine carboxypeptidase-like protein yields MTVRTFPAVDASGKHVGSCSATTYLRDVQDGNAQSARPVVFAFNGGPGSSSTPLHLGGLGPRRATFPTDLSAGPLAPFTVEPNPHSLLDAADLVFIDAINTGYGGSDTTDGPASVYSVDGDAACFAGVITNWLLDAGRLHSPKYLLGESYGTIRAPLVARTLFNQTTSIAVNGIVLLGQALNLQETTQRPTNVMGTIAALPFMAATAWYHGRSKLTAETADDVTQVAHEYATTTYLSALVQGSSLEQAERHAVAQRLSELIGIPTDYLLRSRLRIHTDDFRQLLLQDQQTVLGSNDARYTLTASDSRRAESVADPATAAIAPGLTAAAARYYREELQVEEHSYQPMDPQAARGWVWQDPAYPNPRLGTHPSPFGTFDYAASLSGYLKANPTAHLLIGTGLYDSLTTVGMVEHLISQNDLPADRLHRRTYGSGHMMYTDPEASVQLNNDLRAFVAASSRV; encoded by the coding sequence GTGACTGTACGCACCTTCCCTGCTGTCGACGCGTCCGGGAAACACGTCGGTTCGTGCTCCGCTACGACGTACCTGCGCGACGTCCAGGACGGCAATGCGCAAAGCGCCCGTCCCGTCGTGTTCGCCTTCAACGGCGGCCCCGGCAGCTCCTCCACGCCGCTACATCTCGGCGGGCTGGGGCCCCGGCGTGCCACGTTCCCCACCGATCTGTCCGCAGGCCCGCTGGCCCCCTTCACCGTGGAGCCGAACCCGCATTCCCTCCTCGACGCCGCCGATCTCGTCTTCATCGACGCCATCAACACCGGGTACGGCGGAAGTGACACCACCGACGGGCCCGCGAGCGTGTACAGCGTGGACGGGGACGCCGCCTGCTTCGCCGGTGTCATCACCAACTGGCTGCTCGACGCAGGGCGTCTGCACTCACCCAAGTACCTGCTCGGGGAAAGCTACGGAACCATTCGCGCGCCACTGGTCGCCCGGACGTTGTTCAACCAGACCACGAGCATCGCCGTCAACGGGATCGTGCTGCTGGGCCAGGCACTCAACCTCCAAGAGACCACGCAGCGACCCACGAACGTGATGGGAACAATCGCCGCGCTCCCGTTCATGGCCGCCACCGCCTGGTATCACGGACGGTCAAAGCTCACCGCCGAGACGGCCGATGACGTCACGCAGGTCGCGCATGAGTACGCCACAACCACCTATCTGTCAGCCCTGGTCCAGGGCAGTTCCCTCGAACAGGCAGAGCGCCATGCGGTGGCCCAGCGGCTCAGTGAACTCATCGGCATCCCTACGGACTACCTACTCCGGTCCCGGCTGCGCATTCACACCGATGACTTCCGCCAACTCCTGCTGCAGGACCAGCAGACCGTCCTGGGTAGCAACGACGCACGCTACACGCTGACGGCCTCGGACAGCCGTCGCGCCGAGTCGGTCGCGGACCCCGCAACGGCCGCCATCGCACCAGGACTCACGGCTGCCGCAGCCCGCTACTACCGGGAGGAACTCCAGGTCGAGGAGCACTCCTACCAGCCGATGGACCCCCAGGCTGCCCGTGGCTGGGTGTGGCAGGATCCCGCCTACCCCAACCCGCGCCTGGGCACCCACCCGTCCCCCTTCGGCACCTTCGACTACGCCGCGAGCCTGAGCGGCTACCTGAAGGCCAACCCCACGGCACACCTGCTCATAGGTACCGGTCTCTACGACTCGCTGACCACTGTGGGCATGGTCGAGCACCTCATCAGCCAGAACGACCTGCCCGCCGACCGCCTGCACCGTCGCACGTACGGCAGCGGGCACATGATGTATACGGATCCTGAAGCCAGCGTGCAGCTCAACAACGACCTGCGGGCTTTCGTCGCAGCGTCATCGAGAGTCTGA
- a CDS encoding helix-turn-helix transcriptional regulator: MTANSRRTRQRQAQQDAPVGGGMTFTLSQRAHAARVVEIVAPVVPVLARALQPRTEVVLHDLTRMPNTIVAISGDVTGREIGGPPTDLGLLTFRSDNPEDMVNYRTETADGLVLRSASMFFRTPAGKPVACLCINSDIHELERAKEVLDSLTAFHDPQSARSAGAPRETFPSTVDDLADGIIRQAIDAVGVPAHLMKKSHKLEVVRDLEQRGFFAIREAVDVIAERLGVSRYTIYNYLNEISGDQGSGKSASAG, translated from the coding sequence ATGACTGCCAATTCACGTCGAACCCGTCAGAGGCAAGCACAGCAGGACGCGCCGGTCGGCGGGGGTATGACGTTCACGCTGAGCCAGCGCGCCCATGCCGCGCGGGTGGTCGAGATCGTGGCGCCCGTCGTTCCCGTACTGGCGCGGGCGCTCCAGCCGCGCACCGAGGTGGTCCTGCACGACCTCACGCGCATGCCGAACACGATCGTCGCCATTTCGGGTGATGTCACCGGCCGGGAGATCGGAGGGCCGCCAACCGACCTGGGCCTGCTCACCTTCCGGTCGGACAACCCCGAGGACATGGTCAACTACCGCACCGAGACCGCTGATGGTCTGGTGCTGCGCTCGGCGAGCATGTTCTTCCGTACGCCGGCGGGCAAGCCGGTCGCCTGCCTGTGCATCAACTCCGACATCCACGAGCTCGAGCGGGCGAAGGAGGTCCTGGACTCTTTGACGGCTTTCCACGACCCGCAGTCGGCGCGCTCCGCGGGCGCCCCCAGGGAGACGTTCCCCTCAACTGTCGACGACCTGGCCGACGGAATCATCCGTCAGGCCATCGACGCGGTGGGCGTACCAGCACACCTGATGAAGAAGAGTCACAAACTGGAGGTCGTGCGTGACCTGGAACAGCGCGGCTTCTTCGCCATCAGGGAGGCGGTGGACGTGATCGCGGAGCGGCTGGGCGTCAGCCGCTACACGATCTACAACTACCTCAACGAGATCTCCGGTGACCAAGGGTCGGGCAAGTCGGCCAGCGCCGGTTGA
- a CDS encoding ABC transporter permease, with the protein MIGVYILRRLAAGVVLLVTLSFLVFCLLNLSPGTPLQALLGTREASPELITSLNAQYHLNDPFLVQYGRWMADVCTLDLGQSITVQSEAPVGHVLAERVGLTLQLGGYAMVLILLVGLPLGMLAGIRRGRRADRAISMGATLAISAPAFVLAIVLLYVFGVALKWFPVYGTGTGFAERVAHLTLPAATLATVLTGILVRQTRAAMLTAMSQDYVTFARLRGLSPLRVLVRYALRNAALPVVTSLGLILIAALSSTVFIERVFSLPGLGTLLLSAVTDNDVPLVQGSVLVLGAAVILINLAVDLFTLALDPRTRFAVKDGA; encoded by the coding sequence TTGATCGGGGTCTACATCCTCAGACGGCTGGCGGCCGGCGTCGTGCTCCTGGTGACGCTGAGCTTCCTCGTGTTCTGCCTGCTGAATCTGAGCCCCGGAACGCCGCTGCAGGCACTCCTAGGAACACGGGAGGCCTCGCCGGAACTGATCACCTCGCTCAACGCGCAATACCACCTGAACGATCCCTTCCTGGTGCAGTACGGGCGGTGGATGGCCGACGTGTGCACGCTCGACCTCGGACAGTCGATCACGGTCCAGAGCGAAGCCCCGGTGGGGCACGTGCTGGCAGAGCGGGTGGGCCTGACACTGCAGCTGGGCGGCTATGCGATGGTGCTGATCCTCCTCGTCGGCCTGCCCCTGGGAATGCTGGCCGGCATCCGCCGGGGCCGTCGCGCCGACCGAGCCATCTCGATGGGGGCGACGCTGGCCATCAGCGCTCCCGCCTTCGTCCTCGCAATCGTTCTGCTCTACGTCTTCGGAGTCGCCCTCAAGTGGTTCCCGGTCTACGGAACCGGGACCGGGTTCGCCGAGCGGGTCGCCCACCTCACGCTGCCCGCTGCCACACTGGCCACGGTCCTCACGGGCATCCTCGTGCGGCAGACCCGCGCCGCGATGCTGACGGCCATGTCCCAGGACTATGTCACCTTCGCCCGGCTTCGAGGCCTCAGCCCCCTACGCGTCCTCGTGCGCTATGCCCTGCGCAATGCGGCGCTGCCCGTCGTCACCAGCCTGGGACTCATCCTTATCGCCGCGCTGTCCTCCACCGTCTTCATCGAGCGGGTCTTCTCGCTGCCCGGACTCGGCACGCTGCTGCTCTCCGCGGTGACCGACAACGATGTTCCTCTCGTCCAGGGCTCGGTGCTCGTCCTCGGGGCCGCGGTCATCCTGATCAACCTGGCCGTCGACCTGTTCACTCTGGCCCTTGATCCCCGAACGCGCTTCGCCGTGAAGGACGGTGCGTGA
- a CDS encoding ABC transporter permease has translation MTELATAPNTKELGQPGPAEKRRRTRLPALIWLAGAVAAVIVALMLIGTWITPFDPTRQDLMNTAAGPGGGHVLGTDSLGRDVLSLLLAGARTAVIGPLLVATGTAFLGASLGMVAGWRGGFVDSFMSRVADLMYALPGLLVIIIVVGVLDGGYWLAVVVLTVLSIPTAFRMTRSVAAAQARMPYIEAARTLGLPVPRILLRHILPNIFPTVLATFLLDFVAVLIALSGLSFLGLGAPPGTPDWGTLLQDGQSMLTVNPWVSLAPALLILSTAISVTLLGDWMYDRYSTRGSQR, from the coding sequence ATGACTGAACTGGCAACTGCTCCGAACACAAAGGAACTCGGACAGCCCGGCCCCGCTGAGAAGCGGCGCCGTACACGCCTCCCGGCCTTGATCTGGCTGGCCGGGGCCGTAGCCGCCGTGATCGTCGCGCTCATGCTGATCGGGACCTGGATCACCCCCTTCGACCCGACGCGCCAGGATCTGATGAACACCGCAGCCGGACCGGGGGGCGGCCACGTACTGGGCACGGACAGCCTTGGCCGAGACGTCCTGTCACTCCTGCTGGCCGGCGCCCGCACCGCAGTCATCGGACCGCTCCTCGTCGCGACCGGGACCGCGTTCCTCGGCGCGTCACTCGGCATGGTTGCCGGCTGGAGAGGCGGTTTCGTGGACTCGTTCATGAGCCGGGTCGCCGACCTCATGTACGCGTTGCCGGGCCTGCTGGTCATCATCATCGTTGTCGGCGTCCTCGACGGGGGCTACTGGCTCGCCGTCGTCGTACTCACCGTGTTGTCCATTCCCACCGCATTTCGCATGACACGCAGCGTGGCAGCAGCCCAGGCACGCATGCCCTACATCGAGGCCGCCCGGACGCTGGGACTGCCCGTCCCGCGCATCTTGCTCCGCCACATCCTTCCGAACATCTTTCCCACGGTTCTGGCGACCTTCTTGCTGGACTTCGTCGCCGTCCTCATCGCCTTGTCGGGACTGTCATTCCTCGGCCTGGGCGCGCCTCCCGGCACTCCGGACTGGGGAACTCTGCTCCAGGACGGACAGAGCATGCTCACCGTCAACCCCTGGGTGTCCCTCGCGCCTGCCCTGCTCATCCTCTCGACCGCCATCAGCGTCACCCTCCTAGGAGACTGGATGTACGACCGCTACTCCACACGAGGATCCCAGCGGTGA